A single region of the Camelus dromedarius isolate mCamDro1 chromosome 21, mCamDro1.pat, whole genome shotgun sequence genome encodes:
- the GREM2 gene encoding gremlin-2 produces the protein MFWKISMSLLLVAALGKLEEIQGARPAGAIPSPRKDRGTNNSQNWQHIREVLSSSQEALVVTERRYLRRDWCKTQRLRQTVREEGCHSRTVLNHFCYGQCNSFYIPRPGGEGEGSGSFQSCAFCRPQRAAALLVELQCPSRDPPVRLRKIQKVKQCRCMSVNLGADES, from the coding sequence ATGTTCTGGAAAATTTCCATGTCCTTGCTCCTCGTGGCTGCACTGGGGAAGCTGGAGGAAATTCAAGGGGCCCGGCCGGCAGGAGCCATCCCGTCGCCTCGCAAGGATAGAGGCACCAACAACTCGCAGAATTGGCAGCACATCAGGGAGGTGCTTTCCTCCAGCCAGGAGGCGCTGGTGGTGACAGAGCGCAGGTACCTGCGGAGGGACTGGTGCAAGACGCAGCGGCTGAGGCAGACAGTGCGCGAGGAAGGCTGCCACAGCCGCACGGTGCTCAACCACTTCTGCTATGGCCAGTGCAACTCCTTCTACATCCCGCGGCCGGGGGGCGAGGGCGAGGGCTCGGGCTCCTTCCAGTCCTGCGCCTTCTGCCGGCCCCAGCGCGCCGCGGCCCTGCTCGTGGAGCTCCAGTGCCCCAGCCGTGACCCGCCCGTCCGCCTGCGAAAGATTCAGAAGGTGAAGCAGTGCCGGTGCATGTCTGTGAACCTGGGCGCGGACGAGTCGTGA